The sequence below is a genomic window from Glandiceps talaboti chromosome 14, keGlaTala1.1, whole genome shotgun sequence.
CAACAAGGTAAGATTAAATATGGTccctttttaaaattatttgtataaataaccttCAAAAGGCCAATAAAGTGAATATACAAATTTTTCCAgatttccctgataatacagTGGCAAAAAAATGAAGCAAAAATTGTATTATTCTCTGGGAGCAAAGTTCCACGGATGCATGTTGTCAGTATTTGCTGGCATAACATTTACACACACAACTACTTGTGGGGGTCAATTACATGCAGTACTGTGGCAGTTTTGCTACATCGCTGCCGGTCCTCTGCTAGAATCTGTTGTCCTTGTAAAATCAAGGGACTAGCTTTCTGTAGCAGAGAAAGTGTTATTACCTTGATGTTGAGTTTGGGGATGGGTAATGGGTGTAGGGGGTGCATTtctatttatacatgtagttgcatacatacataactagTATGACATCTCTTTTATTTACGATATATCAGTTTATTATGTGTGCATCTGTTTTTCATGCATCTTAACCTTAGAATTTGTGGCTACAGTGCAAATAACgaagtgaaataaatatatgatactGTGTGTCTGTCCTAATATATGAACTGTGAAAAATTGTAGCTGTGGCAGAGAGCAATAAAGTATATAGTAAAACTTATGGATTTATAGATAAAGCAGCTGTAACCTTGAGTCACTATACGGCCATGCATTGTAATTTGCATCATCAGACGTGACTGTATGTTGTTCGAGGATTTGGGGTGGGATTCTTCCTCATGTAATGGTTTTAGAGTCTATAAATATCTTTTCCGTATGTACGTAATGTAGGGTGTTTGGATAATCAAGAGTGAACCTGTCACTGtaatcaaatttatatatatatgaacaaatgCATTATACTATAGCCATCATCAATATCATCAAGTGTCACTTACCCCGGCGTCTCGCCTGTATTCAACGTTAATTCCTTCTAAACCAATTCGCCTTAAATTCAAGTGACACCGTGTACTAAATGTGCTCACAACATTGTTTATAAAAATGTCCACGCTGCCTGAATCTTCAGTGCCACCTTGGCCTTGGTTATTTTGCTCTGCATTGTCATTCGCATGATCTGTTGGTGGCACAATGTCTGTTGCAGAGGTCGGCGCTGTTGCTTGCCTTTCTGTTTCTAGCACTTCCTGTATCGATGCTACAGCCGTCTCTGCCATTGTTCCCGCCCCATAAACCCTAAACTAAAATATCTCCAATGATCAAaattctgttaccatggaaatacgGCTTCATAAGTTTTCACAAGTGTCATTTCGTCTACAGTTACAGCACTGGCAGCGTTGTCTCTGAATGGCATTCGTGTGATGATGAGTGCAGTGTACAGCCGTGAATCACTAGAACGTCACAATAAAATAACTTCCCCGGCACTCACAAAATGCTTACTACCTCCTCCGAAATTGACCCAATTGTTTGTTATATACCTCTCAATCTTGTGCATCTAATTCAGTACCAGGATATTGTCGAAGTTTGTGATGAAATATTTCGATTTGGCTCCGTGACCTCAGCTTGTAGCTATTGCTCACAAGGCTTTTACACGTGTGACTGGCCCTCTACGTCGCAATCTCTATAAATACGTAAATAATCGATTCGACCAATCGGATCACACCCGATGTCCCAACCCGAAGATTTCCGAACACATGTCCCTTTTTGACAAGCTCTCTCTTGAAACGACAAGTTTGATTGGACAATTAAGAATGAGTCAAATCAGAAATCAACCGTAAGGTTTAATATTTATCGTTAATTTGAAGGAAATAATATCATAATAGTGATATTAAGACAAGCTAAAGATAAATGAATCTTGTTAGTATCTATAAATTTGAGACATAACAGAAAATTAGCAGATAAATTTGCCAAGTCAATTGACCAATCAGACAAGGCGTACGGAATCACTTAAAAGGTCACGTTCGTGACCGGGAAAATTCGAAGTGCACAACACGAGCGCTGACGACACAATAAAGGAACATGAACGCATCAAATCGTCTTCCTCTTGGCCGTCCTCCGGTACATAAAAATGGAATTACAAGAACAACTGAGATTTTGAGACGTAGCAAGAAGGTGAATATTGACGAATATACTATAAGAATGTCATTTTGGTCATTTGTAGCGTGACAGAATTGAACAAGTTGTTGCAGCTATCCTTACATTTGTCAGCAAATTCGTGTGACAAAATGCTCTGTGGTCTGAGGTTTATGACGCTCGTTGTACCCCGTTTATCTTCCTACCCTAGTACCCATATGATGTAGTTGCAATAAAATATCCACATATTTTATTTCgcagggtagtgtttctgattcTGAGGTGGCTTCTCTGGTAAATGATCCATGGACTGGTCAAATGTTGGCAATGAGTACGGTCAGTGGCCAAAACAGAATGTTTACACCAGCTAGAAATAAGAAGTCTTTGCTGACAGACAGGAAAAGGAAATCTCTCCAAACTCTACAACCAGGAGCAGGAAGACAGTCAACGTTGGTTGGATCAAGCGGGATTGTCAGATTGTGTCGAGATGAAAATGTAAGATTTGCtggttttcctttttttttctctcgaaagtTCATAGCATTCATGTCACATTTCACTCCATAGTTACAGGGAGCAAAGGTGGGGCATCACATttgatgtaacttgtaagtaaaCCAAGTTCAGAGCTAAGTTCCTTTAGCATTATTTTGGCAAGGGTTCAAAATATACTAGTAAGATGTGCCttataacaaaatgaaaaggtatggcaacaaaaaatatgaaatcttcATGATaaatcatttcataaattttttCCACAAAAGCCAAATACATTATGTAAGTGTAAACTTATGATTCCAAACACATACAGGGTACACTATcctatttttaattttgattttgatttcgaATTGTAGGGAGTCAAGAAAGGGAAAAGGAAACTGGATGATTGTGACAGTCAGCCAAGCAAGCAGGCAAAAACTGAAAAGATACTTGTAATAGGATCCAAGGCAACAAGTAAAGATGTCATATATGAAGACCCTAAAGAAGAGACACCAAGCCTTCAAGAAAGCAGTGAAGAAAAGGTAATTTATGATTTTAGTAAATCAAGTAGTTTGATTTAATAACTGTACAACAGCTTCATGGCATGTaacttttgtacatttttattcaCTGAATTCATAATTTCAGATTTGATGTTCAATTTGAAAGTTCCCCTAGGGTTTCATCCTTGCTAGCTCACACTCAAAACAAGGCATAAAAGTATGGACCAACTGTCCAAGGGATGCATGTTTGTATTTCAACCTAGGGAGTTGGGGTTAGGGATGGATTAGATATTAGGGATAGGAtaagactccctagcatacaCCTGATTGTATCATTTGAAGTAAGTGGACACTGTTCTACATACCAGGGTTTTATTGCTGTCGCTATTGAGTGTGTTTGTCATAGTTTCTTTATAATGTTGATGTGTAgacttttttcatttctttgttatcattaattaGAAGTAATTTTTCAGCCAGATTTACCACAAATCCATCATTTTAACGTAATAATTTTTCTGTTTTCAGGAAGCTAAGTCATTGGCAGAAGAAGCTCTAGAACTTATGGTCAACGGTAAGAATACAGatgtatattatgttatgtcTAATTTCAAGGTTTTATAAGTTAGGTCAATCTTATGCATAAAGGGATAactttacatatttataatgtaaatataatcACTTAGAAGGCCATGCTTAGTTGTGAATCCCACCATAACACTGAAGGAATCAATGTCACACAAAGACTTTCCAGCATCAGTGCACACAAAGACTTTCCAGCATCAGTGCACATAGTACTGATAATTACATGTTAACATCATGAGCAGAAGTCCATTTGTAATTATCCTGACGACATATCTCCTATTATCATGTTTGCATCAGCAAAATGGGGGTTTAAAATTCCTGGCTTCCGTCAGGTTTGAGTGCATTTTTTAGGGTGTGTAAAGCAAACCCAGTGGTGCTGGTTGCTGGGTGGGGAGGTGTctgtatacaatatacaaatgataaatgtatgcatacaatacatattagtattttacatgtaattattgatATACAACAAAATCACAGCTTTTGGTCTTACCAGGTAAATATATACTAGTGACTTATATTGTCATCGTATTCTTTCAGAATCTGTGCCTGAGTCCTACTGGAAAGATGTTGCAGAAGAAAGAAGGAAAGCTTTAGAAGACACGttgaaagaaaatgaacaaGTAAGCCACATCTCTTCAGCTTAATGTGTAAACTTTCACAATTTTGGTTTCTTTAATAAATAGGAAATGTAGACATTAGAAATGTGATTCAGAATGCCTTCCACATGAATACAATAATCTAAGTAACTTGAATGACATGCTAATTTATCACAGTCACTTGTTTATCATTGAAAAGAACAGTAGATTcaattaaaatggccatatgattgaggattgggtatttattttggatttttaatttataaaacaattttatcatggctgcCTACTTGAAATATCGATGTGAagcaacatagaccaagtctttgtttgttactcaatacATCGCAAAAAGCTAagaaatgtatgaaaaaaagtttgttattgtacgtacaataacaaagattttacacatttatcaatcttttatAGACTTACAatcaaggacttggcatatatataattgtttcatattgatttttcaagtaggacaccatAATAGAATTGTttaaatccaaaaataaatacccaatcctcatccatatggccactttaagaaaacagaaaattaacaaaaaataattatgaagTACAAATTCCTAAGAAGTGAGCAAGAATGTACTTTATCAAGTAAAGCCGCACAGATCCAGCACTGACTGAAATGTGGCAACTGCTAGTATTGTCCCCTGTAGCTAGTACTGAAGGGGGTGTCATTGGTCAAGTCACCACCAATGATAAAAATACTGGCTTGCAAAGATGTTAATGGATTTGATACCTTCCTGTTTATTATAGCTTCATCACAAAGTTAGTGATTTACAATCGGAAGTTAACAGACTCTCAGAGTTGGCTGGACAGACAGAATATTTTGCAGCTATTGTCAGGGTAAGTTCACTTCCATCTGTTCATACTAGGTAAGGAACATTTTAGCTCTAATTGTTGTCAAGGGGGAGGGGAGGCTATCCCAGGGTCACCCAGGCCTGGCAAACATAACACCTGCGAGCTCCGTGTTGGTAATCGTCCCCAACTTTtcaagtcattactccaggagtcccctccaccaccacccaaattcgcactcgtcttgtgagtgagacatggctgagtgatacagcctacccatcgagtctgtagaacactcgcCCTGGGTTTGGGTTGGTCACcgaaaaatcccctgtttccagtaGGATTCGAACCCATGACCTCCCAACTGTTAATTCAAAGTGCTAACCACTATGCTACATTCATGAAATCTAAAACAACATTTGTATAACCACTTTATTTGTACACTTTGTTTCACACAGGAACTGGtgaatgaaaaagaagaagagaaaaCACTTGATGAGCAAATGACAGAagataacacagacacagaaaaacagatatcatcatcatcatcatcatcatcatcatcatcatcatcatcatcatcatcatctctctCATCACAAGATGAAGAAGAATATGAGGAGTCACTATCAGAAGAAAGACAGTCAGAAGAATCTAGTGATGAACAGTCAGAGGAAAGGGATGATTCATAGAATattgatggttgaatggtaaCACTTGGAGACATGAAGGGTGAGAGGAGGGTGTAGGCCCATGCATCATTCTCTGAGTAGCCTCTTACATTTTAAACTTATTACATAACACTTGGATAATCTTGGATGATCCATTGCTATTTCCAAAACATATCGTACCCAGCTATTTTTTCCTGTTTTGTGATCGTTAAATTTTATAGTCTTATTATCCAGAAAAGTCCTTCAATGGAAATGACGGGGTTTCAACTTGCTGCCACGAAAGTCCTTTAGAATGCTGTTTACGCCTAGAAAAAACCTGCAcaatgaaatttatgaaaacagTGTCCACAAAATGGTGCAAATTAGCCATGTCTGATACATAAATTGTCTTGCTACATAACTAGTAGAAGTTTGTTGTTTAGATGTACTGGTACTACAAAATACCATACCCCTGAAGTAAACAGGACTCCAAACCCATCGATATTTATGTAACTTTGTGTTgtaatcttttaaaaaatggaCACCTTCAACAGATTCTTTCAGAATTTATAGCATGTGGGATCTTTTCTATGTGTGAATCTTTAGTAAGTTGCATGTTTTGTAGGGGTAGGGGTTGTGATGGGAGTGGGAGGGGATGGGTATGGCATACTTGTTCTGATTGATGAATATTGCATCACATTCTTTTGTGGGGTAAGTGTAATAATTattgacctcaatttgcatattttgagtTTGGTGCCAATTTAGTGTTGATCATATTTCCTGCTATTAACTGCCAATCAAgtgttgtatatgtacattgtgatatacattatatatgtatgaacaAACTGTTACACCAATGAACTGCCaaacatttcatactttacTTTAGGAGGAGTACTTAAAAAGATTCAGATtccatgtttatttttttttgtaagtttGACTTCTTTGTTACTGCCATTTATTATgtagacattttatttagtttactgATTTCATGTACTTAAATTTCTCAGGGACTTTGACTAGTCAAATACAAGTGATTTGAACCAAGAGACAgcttacatacatttttgtacaaagaCCATTTTTTCAGTCAAATGTAAGTTATTTTATGTGTAATAAATTTCTAAACTCGATCTCTATTGAATTTAATGAGGATTAACTTATTTGGtgccttgtgtgtgtgtgtgtgtggtggggggggggggggtggttgaAAATGTCCTTGCAAATAGATCAATGCCAATGTCTTCCATGAGTGAGTGACTGATGTAGTTCTAAGTAGTGTATTTTGAATGCTTTTGATTTGATCCAGACAGACTGAATGACAAACCTCAGGCTCTTGTGAATCTGGCTCAGGTTAAatcaataaaaagaagatagaggggaggaaaaggagatgcagataaacatgaacatgatttttatttactttttttttttaatcaaccgaacgacccatagttgccatgtaaaaataatgagacataagaaaaaaatagggtcacccttacaAGGGTAATTTTAGATCTGAGGAATGACAGGCAAGCATTAACAAGCTGAACTTGTAACAAACAGGGTAAGTAAACAAAGGAATCAGATATAatcacttggcacagcatgttggaaatcTGAAGACGAGTATTgcattttatcatttgatgaGAACAGTATTacagcttatatatatatatatatatatatatatatatatatatatatatatatatatatatatataatgaatatatatataatgaatatttatgaatataaaaaTTTATGGAAACACTgatttgtacattgaaatgACTTCACTCGTCAGTGATACAGTATCTGTTTACAATAATTTTTATTCttgaatatcaaatataattcaaaatACATGCTACACAATTTGGAATTTATTCATTGTATACTTACAAGAGTATTAAATTCCTACATGTACAATTCAAAATTCATCCAATTTGGcataaaatttttatttttgtacaaatctgaatatatacatacatatatcattaaCAAATTTAACTTAAAAATCCATTTACAACTTTCTTATGTACCACCTCTGGTCTAGCCTGCTGTCTgtgctgtcaagatacatcgttagttggtcatacctcctagccatCCGTATTATCCAGTTGTGTGAAGAAAATTTTCAAATGATTCAGGTAGCCACACCCCCAAAAGTTGTTATCCAGCACCCATGgagttaaatttacataaccatatgtaaataacatgtaaattaacaCATGTCCACTTCATGTTTTGCCTCAAGTAGTTTAAcgtgtgtatatttacatactgattcatttgaataatgatagtCTGACTGTCATGGTTGAAGGGACTACACACTGTCATCAACCAGGAAATTTTCAATCTGTTAATATCAGCTTTGACAATGTAATCACAAGAGGGTGAATATGAGGGTTAGGAtgtatgaccagctaacgatgtatctcaacagtgcagtaaacaggctatgagggctaggaggtacaaccagcaaACGATTTACCTCAACAGCACAGTAATCTGGCTACATCTGCATGGTCATCATTACAGAACTACACTCTTTCAAATCTGCTGAACCACAGATTGACTAGTTAGTAgttattatattaaatatacacCCTAtagtcaaaagaaaataaaactaacaatagcgtaatacatacacaaattgaGTCAAAAACTCAAGAACTGGAATATAAAAATTTCACTGGTACAAGTAAGTATATACTGTTTCTATGATACTTACATTCACAGTATAAAAATTTTGACTACAAAATTGACAGGGACGTTCCTTATGAACTGTCTGTGTTTTCTAGCACACTTAAGTCTGTCATGTGGGAATTTTGCTCTCACTTTCCCCTACCACGCCTGACATTTTGCTAACAACCTATTGCTACAGTGAGAAAACAGGTGCAACTTCTTCTTGAATTTTTCGTTCTTCCCGCTGTGAGACACCATCAAGTCATAGCATCACCACATGATTAGAACCAATTCAGAAGGTTGAGGttgtatgatgtaaacatgattaccatattcaaCATTGCTGCAGGAAATtataatctaattttaggtttgcATATACAACCATTAAAGCAAATTGCCAGGCGTGGTTGGGGTAAAACAAGCAAAGTCCTCACATGACAGAATTCTAAGCTAGCAGCACACAGCATTGTCATCAATCATTATCCCTTATTGCTAATATGATATTCGATTTACTTACTTTCTAAGTTATGATTACTGAAAAAAGAAACCCAACATTTTACATTCAGTTATTCTTGTATATGTGTATTGgaatgtaggtgtgtgtgtactgtgtgtgtgtgtgtgctgtgtattgtgtttgcatgtgtgtgctgtgcatgtgtgtgtgtgtgtttgtgttctaTGAGTGTGTGTGCTGTGtattgtgtgcatgtgtgtatgtgtatgtgtgtgcgtgtttatgtccatatgtgtgtgtgtgtgtgtgtgtgtgtgtgtgttctatgtctgtttgtgtgtgcatgtgtgtcatTTGGGGGTTGTCGTATCTAAACCTTTCACTATATAAAATATCAGTTCTATATTCAAAATCATTTACACATCTGACTTGAACTATTACTATCATAATTCTGATCATGAACAGATCATTGAAAATCATTACCACTACAAAATCAGTTCTGCATAGTTTAATAATCTGACTATGGCAAGAAACAAAGAAATTTACTTGCTTAGTAACATACAGACAAGTCATAATTAATTTTACACATCATTTTCAGGTCATCCTGCCTGAATTGTTGAAACAAAACTTACAAGTAACATTAaggtggccatatggatgagaatttggtatttattttggatttttatttgataaaacagcttcactatgtttttctacttggaaaaataatgtgaaataacatataccaagtccatgttcatcaCTCAAAgcattgcaaaaagatggaaaaagtgtaaaaagtttgttattgtacgtacaataacaaacattttacacattgtttaatgttttgccgtttattgagatgtgaacatggacttggtatttatctgaaggaagtAAGCTCTTCAGAGTCAGGAAATGAGAATTTGTCAAGATCCACTACCTGCAAGtggaatatatttttttgaaatgatttttgTTATATAAGATGAcgtactcataatattgtaaaccctgaatagtattgaatcaaaATCagctgtgggtaaatgtatttgtgtaattgCATAGTACATAATagggtacaataaatccaatcaaaattgatttttaggtccgcacTCTAAAATCAGAACCCATATGTGATCACGAATTCAACCTGTTGGtttactacttatagataaactcaacctctaattaacatgaataATGTCTAAATATTGGTACTTGCACAATTTTCAGAGAACACAAAGTTGGAtgtctaataaaaaaaactgcATACTTCAGTTACAGCTAATGCAGCCTTAATACGTATTAATATTGTTAAGCAACATAGAAAAGACAATTAATGAGAACATATTGATCAAAGAATTCAATATTTGGCCACAACTGTAACCGGGATATACATTTGGCACCATTCCCATTTTattactaccaccaccaccactcatTGTATCAAGATAtgcttcatcatcatcaccaccaagAACATTGCTAGCAGAATCCGAACCGTCCATTTCTGGTCCGATTACGATTATTGACGTCAGTGGAGTCACCAGGTTGTATTGAAGTGACAGTTGTAATGCTTCTTGTAATGTTTGGTTCTTTTTAGCTGAGTTGTCTTCCATTGTGAGTGATTCTTTGAGTAGATCGTTGATAGTTAGGTAGACCCACAAACGTTCGGTAAAATCATTTGCAGTGTCACTGCTGGATAAAACTGCAGGAACATCCTATAATTGAGAAGAAAACACATAGGTTCAGTTATTACATTAATCTTTAGGTCTGACTGAGTATTCTAGTCTATCAATACCATATGCTGgttacaagaaaaacaaaaggaTTTTACAGTTTAACCActtggagtgctgttcacaCCAGCACTACCATTGTCATTAGATCTTGTTATCAGAGAAACAAAAAGATTTACAACTTTCCACTGTTCACATCAgtactatgatgtcattatctCTGGTAttcagaaaaaacaaaagattgtatcaTTATGCCACTAGGAGCGCTGTTCGTTACCAGCTTTTTGGACTGAAAGTGAAAACTTCACTGATGCCGTGCTCATCTAAAACTAGGGGGATGATTGCTGTTCCAGAGTACATATCATGGGATGTTTACAAATAAGACTTTGACTCTAAAAATTAAAGAGTTTGAAGATTTTTTCAAGCATTATGTTTAATCCCAAGGTATTGGGAAACCCCAACCTGGAGATATGTAACTTGAAAACTGCTGCATTTCTTTGAGTAAAAGTGTGAACCATAATCACAGTATGATGACtcagtcaatttcaaaatgatattataaatattttaaaaacttgtAAAGGGGTGATTCAGTCGAGCTCACCCATCAGGgtcattaaaggggaacaccagtCTCAGAAAAAAGACcttttcatgaattttttttgggggggtaaTTATACATTACACACAGTATCAGAGAAACTTGAGTTGAATTTGACCACCATTTGGGGATCTTTGCTGTGAGCCacattgcattatgggagtcACCATTaatgtttatgcaatggttgaacaatgaatattcatgacgtTTTCATTAAAGGTAATAGGCTCTCAGGGGGTTATGATCATTGCGTTTTTATTTCCTGATGTGGCTTCCCCTTTAAAGTATCATGAGTCACCCACTAGGTTCAAAATAATGTGATGAAATTCCAGAAAACTTACGTTAACATCTTTCGTTCCGGTAAGCATAACATCTTGGGTTACAGCCATGGCAGTTACTTCTGCTCTAACTTCACCAACAACATTGCCTGCCGACACCTTACCAGCGACGACAATCTCTGATCCACCGAAATAGTTCGGGAATGTACTAGTAGTAACCGATCCTTCTAACACCGTGttgtcaatgtatgtaaattgaaCGTCCATAAGGAGAGGCGTAGCAACTTCATCAAAGAAACCAGTCAGTTGTAAACTTGCATCAGCATCTTCATAGATCTTCCGTGCAACACCGTTGTTTTCGTAAGACATGGCTTCTAGAAACTCAAAGTTAAGCGAATTACCAAATCCGAGACAAAAGAGAGAAAACTGACCCTCATTGGACAGTCTGACATTTTTCATGATTTCTCTTATGTTTGTAACTCCAACTGTCGGATCGCCGTCAGTTAGAAGAATCAGAAGTTGAGCAGATCTGTCTCCCACATTAgtgtttcttctcatcagagaTATTCCATCAAGTACACCATCATTGATGTTTGTTCCTAAAAAATAAAGATGGCAGGAAAAGAAAATGTGATTTATCTCAATTTTTACATTAGAATGTATCAACTTGTGTATTAATCTCATAATattaaatgtttttaatttatcaatttgTGTTAATTTgctaaaatttgattttttttaattgattaattaattaattcatgtaTTAATTTGCTAAAATTCA
It includes:
- the LOC144445199 gene encoding uncharacterized protein LOC144445199; its protein translation is MNASNRLPLGRPPVHKNGITRTTEILRRSKKGSVSDSEVASLVNDPWTGQMLAMSTVSGQNRMFTPARNKKSLLTDRKRKSLQTLQPGAGRQSTLVGSSGIVRLCRDENGVKKGKRKLDDCDSQPSKQAKTEKILVIGSKATSKDVIYEDPKEETPSLQESSEEKEAKSLAEEALELMVNESVPESYWKDVAEERRKALEDTLKENEQLHHKVSDLQSEVNRLSELAGQTEYFAAIVRKSPSMEMTGFQLAATKVL